From Humidesulfovibrio mexicanus:
CCGGATCGTCGGATTCGAGGATGCGCAAATGCGTTTCCAGCAGGCCGCGCAGCTGGATATCGAACTGGCTGCGCTGCCGTTTCAAATTTTCAATATCTTCATAGAGTTGAGCAAGCCGGTTGTGGCCCTGCTGCACCATGCCCTCGGCCTTGGCGCGGGCCTCATCCAGGATGAGTTGGGCTTCGCGTTGCGCTCCGCCCTTGATGTCGTCGACCATCTTCTGCGTGCTCATGAGGGTGTCGCGCAGCGTTTCGTCTCTCTGGCGAAACTCCTCAACGCTGGCCTCCATGCGCCTGACCTTCTTGATGAGGTTCTTGCGCTCCTCGGCCACTGCGCCCAACATCTCCGCAACCTCGGCCATGAGCTGGTCGACCTCTTCCGGAGCATAGCCCCAGAGCTTCTTGGAGAACTTGCGGTTCAGCAGGTCAATCTTGGAGATGGTCACATCCTACCCCAACAGCGTGGAGGCGAGAGCCCCCATCATGCGCGCGTTCATGGCCATGTCGATCACAAGCCGGTCAAGCAGGGCCGTAACAATCTGCACGCCAAAAATGACGACTATGGGGGAGAGGTCGAAACCTCCGACCACGACAAAGGGCATCCAACGCCGGATGCGCCAGTAGAGCGGTTCCGTGGCGTTGCGCAGAAAGCGCACGATGGGATTGTACGGATCCGGGTTCACCCATGAAAGCAACGCGGACACGATGACCACCCACATGTAGCCGGTAAGCAGGATGGACACCAACTGCACGAACTTCACCAGAACGATCATCAAATACGACATCAACCCTCCGCAACACAGTGGCGCCGCTATTTGCCGGGCACCCCGCATGTGCCTCCCTTGTGGCACAGCGAAGGCGAAGAATCAAGTCCTTACGGCATGGCCGCGCGCTCCGGCCAGGCCCGCCGCAGCGCGTCGAGCAGGGTGGGAAAGTCGGGAACAAGCAAGGCCGCGTCAAGGTCCGGATTCTTGAAAGACCAGAAGTCCACCCCGGCGTTCTTGGCTGTGTGCTCGTCCACGCTGGAGTCGCCCAGAAAGGCCACATCGGCGGGGCCAAGTCCCCAGGCTTCCAGAATCTGCCGCACCCCGTCCGGGTCCGGCTTTGGCGCGGCGGTGTTGGCCACGGTCATAACCGGATCGAAGTAGCCCCGCAGATCAACGGCCTCGAACACCAGATGCACCGTGTCCATACGATTGGTGTCCACCGCAAGCAGAAAGTCCGACTCCTTGAGCCAGCCCAGCAAGCGGCGGATGCCAGGTTCGCGTGTCAGAAACGGCAGCATGTCGCGGTAGTCGATCTGCGAACGGAAGGCCAAGGCCTCCTCGTAATGCTCGGCTGGCACGATGCGCCTCAGGGAA
This genomic window contains:
- a CDS encoding YggT family protein; amino-acid sequence: MSYLMIVLVKFVQLVSILLTGYMWVVIVSALLSWVNPDPYNPIVRFLRNATEPLYWRIRRWMPFVVVGGFDLSPIVVIFGVQIVTALLDRLVIDMAMNARMMGALASTLLG
- a CDS encoding HAD family hydrolase, coding for MVVLDLSPDVSALRRYKGFIFDCDGVLIDSLRANVVYYNKYRTRFGLPPMTPEDEQYTHIQNVYDSLRRIVPAEHYEEALAFRSQIDYRDMLPFLTREPGIRRLLGWLKESDFLLAVDTNRMDTVHLVFEAVDLRGYFDPVMTVANTAAPKPDPDGVRQILEAWGLGPADVAFLGDSSVDEHTAKNAGVDFWSFKNPDLDAALLVPDFPTLLDALRRAWPERAAMP
- a CDS encoding DivIVA domain-containing protein produces the protein MTISKIDLLNRKFSKKLWGYAPEEVDQLMAEVAEMLGAVAEERKNLIKKVRRMEASVEEFRQRDETLRDTLMSTQKMVDDIKGGAQREAQLILDEARAKAEGMVQQGHNRLAQLYEDIENLKRQRSQFDIQLRGLLETHLRILESDDPAENRLETLESKLKYLRKAE